In a single window of the Methanolobus psychrophilus R15 genome:
- a CDS encoding C-methyltransferase, whose protein sequence is MYTEINKCRISGSTNLVTVLSLGEQCLTGVFPKSPNEPITKGPLDLVWCPDSGLLQLKQLYNLNEMYGESYGYRSGLNSSMVRHLQQKIRILEQMVKPNDDDMVIDIGSNDATSLKAYTGKFKKVGIDPTGKKFKQYYTDEVTLIPDFFSATIFKTNFPNRKAKIITSIAMFYDLEDPMAFVKDIEAVLADDGIWHFEQSYMPSMLRTNSYDTICHEHLEFYSFKVVKNMLERCGLRVVDVQMNQINGGSFAVTACKENGPYKSNLPIINWVLKQENAMGLDTPKPYLDFAERVFQHRESLTELIESLIADGKKVIGYGASTKGNVLLQFCGFTTKHIPCIAEVNEDKFGSYTPGTDIPIVSEKEARAMNPDYFLVLPWHFKHNILDREHEFLAHGGKFIFPLPYIEIV, encoded by the coding sequence ATGTATACTGAAATCAATAAATGTCGCATCAGTGGTAGCACGAACCTTGTCACAGTATTATCGCTTGGCGAACAATGCCTCACAGGCGTATTTCCTAAATCACCAAACGAGCCTATTACGAAGGGTCCACTTGACCTTGTGTGGTGTCCTGATAGCGGTTTGTTGCAACTAAAACAGTTATACAATTTGAATGAAATGTATGGAGAAAGCTATGGCTACCGCTCAGGTCTAAACAGCTCTATGGTAAGACACCTACAGCAAAAAATCCGCATCTTAGAGCAGATGGTGAAACCGAATGATGACGATATGGTTATTGACATCGGCAGTAATGATGCAACTTCACTTAAGGCATATACAGGTAAATTCAAAAAAGTAGGAATTGATCCTACCGGGAAAAAGTTTAAACAATACTATACCGATGAGGTTACCCTCATTCCGGACTTTTTTTCAGCGACAATATTTAAGACCAATTTTCCAAATCGCAAAGCAAAGATTATTACATCTATTGCCATGTTTTACGATTTGGAAGATCCAATGGCATTTGTAAAGGATATTGAAGCAGTCCTTGCTGATGATGGAATATGGCATTTTGAACAGAGCTATATGCCTAGTATGCTCCGCACTAATTCTTACGATACCATTTGTCATGAGCATTTAGAATTTTACTCATTTAAAGTAGTTAAAAATATGCTGGAGCGCTGTGGACTAAGGGTTGTGGATGTGCAGATGAACCAAATCAATGGTGGAAGTTTTGCAGTGACAGCATGCAAGGAAAATGGACCATATAAATCTAATTTGCCGATTATCAATTGGGTGCTTAAACAAGAGAATGCTATGGGTTTAGACACTCCTAAGCCTTACCTTGATTTTGCAGAGAGAGTTTTTCAACATCGAGAAAGTCTTACAGAATTGATTGAGTCCTTGATAGCTGATGGTAAAAAGGTTATTGGTTATGGTGCAAGCACAAAAGGGAATGTTTTGCTTCAATTTTGTGGATTCACAACCAAGCATATACCTTGTATTGCGGAAGTAAATGAGGACAAGTTTGGCTCATACACACCAGGTACTGACATTCCGATTGTTTCTGAAAAAGAGGCGAGGGCAATGAACCCCGATTATTTTTTGGTGCTGCCTTGGCATTTTAAACACAATATTTTAGACAGAGAGCATGAATTTTTAGCACACGGAGGGAAGTTTATTTTCCCACTGCCATATATTGAAATTGTTTAA
- a CDS encoding polysaccharide biosynthesis protein: MFKLETFVSRIMSIDAIRRQSIASLIWQIALTFIGFLSTIYFAHAAGASVLGGYFLFLAYLSIINLVADGGFGGAAIKRISEGEEQDAYFSAFIVLRSVFVILVVVVLITFRSYFVNLNDSGIFIWLILSLIVGILGGVIQSGINGCGKMGISATAGFINSFSRIIVQIVAIFMGYGVAGLAGGFVVGIVVSSIVQLRFFDLHFVRFRWRHIKSLSTFSLWVFLISGGGIVFSTADTVMIGYYLDNADVGVYRIILQFTLLVSFTTVALGSTLYPRVSRWRKTNDMRLIEKSLPRAFTYSLVVAIPMLVGGFLLGDKLLYYFYGAEFGREYMTMAVLFIVQTVSIFNFFFTTYLTAMDYLKDLFKITVVSVVVNIVLNASFIPLIGILGAAIATLITTGLNTVLALWVLSKILTIRVESNSLWNILKASIVMGLFLGGYRWLMPLSNVWLTLIPVVVGTVIYGILLLKFDRKIYEELKGILVKMNVSQPKQF, translated from the coding sequence ATGTTCAAATTAGAAACATTCGTCTCACGCATTATGAGCATAGATGCAATCAGACGTCAGAGCATAGCGTCTCTCATCTGGCAGATTGCACTTACGTTTATTGGTTTCTTGAGTACAATATACTTTGCACATGCGGCGGGTGCAAGCGTGTTGGGCGGATATTTCCTGTTTCTTGCGTATCTTAGCATCATTAATCTGGTGGCTGACGGCGGCTTTGGTGGAGCTGCAATCAAGCGCATCAGTGAGGGAGAGGAACAGGATGCGTATTTCAGTGCTTTTATCGTACTCCGCTCTGTTTTTGTGATATTGGTAGTGGTGGTATTAATTACATTTCGCAGTTATTTTGTTAATCTCAACGATTCCGGAATATTTATCTGGCTCATACTGTCGCTGATTGTAGGAATTTTGGGAGGGGTTATTCAAAGTGGCATCAATGGCTGCGGAAAAATGGGAATCAGTGCAACTGCAGGATTTATTAATAGCTTTTCACGCATAATTGTTCAAATAGTTGCGATTTTTATGGGTTATGGTGTTGCAGGCCTTGCCGGTGGTTTTGTAGTAGGGATAGTTGTCAGTTCCATAGTTCAACTGCGTTTTTTCGATTTGCATTTTGTGCGCTTTAGGTGGAGGCACATTAAAAGCTTATCAACATTTTCATTGTGGGTTTTTTTGATATCAGGTGGTGGTATAGTCTTTTCGACTGCAGATACAGTTATGATAGGTTATTATCTTGACAATGCAGATGTAGGTGTGTACCGTATAATATTGCAATTTACATTGCTGGTCTCGTTCACAACAGTTGCACTTGGATCAACACTATATCCAAGAGTTAGCCGCTGGAGAAAGACCAATGATATGAGATTGATAGAAAAATCATTACCTAGAGCGTTTACATACTCACTTGTTGTGGCCATACCAATGCTTGTAGGTGGATTTTTACTGGGAGATAAACTCCTGTACTATTTCTACGGTGCGGAGTTTGGACGAGAATATATGACTATGGCAGTATTGTTCATTGTGCAAACTGTGAGTATATTTAATTTTTTTTTCACTACTTATCTAACTGCAATGGATTATCTTAAAGATTTATTTAAAATCACTGTAGTTTCAGTTGTGGTAAACATTGTATTGAATGCATCATTTATCCCATTAATAGGGATTTTAGGGGCTGCAATTGCCACCCTTATTACTACGGGACTAAACACAGTTTTGGCACTATGGGTATTATCGAAGATACTAACGATCAGAGTGGAATCTAACAGTTTGTGGAATATTTTAAAGGCATCTATTGTTATGGGATTGTTTTTGGGTGGATATCGGTGGTTAATGCCACTGTCGAATGTGTGGTTAACATTGATTCCAGTTGTAGTGGGGACTGTAATATATGGGATTTTGTTATTGAAGTTCGATAGGAAAATATATGAAGAATTAAAGGGAATCCTAGTGAAAATGAATGTGTCACAGCCGAAACAGTTTTGA
- a CDS encoding GDP-mannose 4,6-dehydratase has protein sequence MTKTALITGITGQDGAYLAEFLLNKGYIVHGIRRRSSSFNTKRIDHLYRDTHEKNVNLFLHYGDLTDSASLIRIIQETQPDEIYNLAAQSHVHISFDTPEYTANSDAVGTLRLLEAIRILGLEKKTRFYQASTSELYGKVQEIPQKETTPFYPRSPYAVAKLYAYWVTINYREAYGMYACNGILFNHESPIRGETFVTRKITMAVAKIKNGLQNKLYLGNLDAKRDWGFAGDYVEAMWLMLQQDEPDDFVIATGETHSVREFVELAFKEAGIKIEWEGKGVDEVGMDAATGDVLIEVDPRYYRPTEVDILIGNPTKAKKKLGWESKIGLQELVKMMVEEDMKDL, from the coding sequence ATGACTAAAACAGCTCTTATTACCGGAATCACTGGACAGGATGGTGCATACCTTGCGGAGTTTTTGCTTAATAAAGGATATATCGTGCATGGCATAAGAAGACGATCATCGTCTTTCAATACCAAACGTATAGACCACCTGTACAGAGACACACACGAGAAAAACGTAAATTTATTTCTGCACTATGGTGACCTGACAGATTCTGCGAGTTTGATAAGGATCATTCAGGAAACGCAGCCTGATGAAATATACAACCTTGCCGCCCAAAGCCATGTGCACATCTCTTTCGACACCCCGGAATATACCGCAAATTCAGATGCAGTAGGAACACTACGTCTCTTGGAAGCTATACGCATTCTTGGATTAGAGAAGAAAACAAGGTTTTACCAGGCATCAACAAGCGAACTATATGGCAAGGTACAGGAGATTCCACAAAAAGAGACCACCCCCTTCTATCCAAGAAGTCCATACGCTGTAGCCAAACTCTATGCTTACTGGGTTACCATAAACTACCGGGAAGCTTATGGGATGTATGCCTGCAACGGTATCCTGTTCAACCACGAATCCCCAATTCGTGGCGAGACATTTGTGACACGAAAAATCACGATGGCTGTTGCCAAGATCAAAAATGGACTACAGAATAAACTATATCTAGGCAATCTCGATGCAAAGCGGGACTGGGGATTTGCTGGAGATTATGTAGAAGCCATGTGGCTCATGCTCCAGCAGGATGAACCCGATGATTTTGTGATTGCCACGGGTGAGACACATTCCGTGCGGGAATTTGTGGAGCTTGCGTTTAAGGAAGCTGGGATTAAAATTGAATGGGAGGGCAAAGGTGTTGATGAAGTCGGTATGGATGCTGCTACAGGCGATGTTCTGATTGAAGTGGATCCAAGATATTATAGACCTACTGAGGTGGATATCCTGATTGGAAATCCAACAAAAGCCAAGAAGAAGTTGGGGTGGGAGTCTAAGATCGGACTTCAGGAACTGGTGAAAATGATGGTTGAAGAGGATATGAAAGACTTATGA
- a CDS encoding NAD-dependent epimerase/dehydratase, which produces MRSIVTGGAGFLGSHLCDLLIEKGHKVICIDNLVTGKTKNIEHIRFENFTYLKHDITKPVYFGDKIDYIFHLASPASPVDYLELPIQTLKVGALGTYNMLGLAKEHKARLLLASTSEVYGDPLVNPQPETYWGNVNPIGPRGVYDEAKRYAEAITMAYHTHHGIETRIARIFNTYGPRMRANDGRVVPNFINQALKGEDITVYGDGKQTRSFCYVSDLIEGIYRLMMSEHTDPVNIGNPAEMTVLEFAERIIEITGSVSRIVYEELPVDDPKVRRPDITRAREVLGWEPKVKLADGLRETIEYFKQVE; this is translated from the coding sequence ATGAGATCGATTGTAACCGGAGGAGCAGGTTTTCTGGGTTCGCATCTCTGCGACCTGTTAATAGAAAAAGGTCACAAGGTAATATGTATTGACAACCTTGTCACCGGAAAAACAAAGAATATCGAACACATTAGATTCGAAAATTTTACGTATCTAAAGCACGACATTACAAAACCTGTCTATTTCGGCGATAAGATAGATTACATATTTCATCTCGCAAGTCCGGCTTCACCCGTCGATTACCTGGAATTGCCCATACAAACGCTGAAGGTGGGTGCTCTTGGCACTTATAACATGCTTGGTCTTGCAAAGGAACATAAGGCAAGACTCCTGCTAGCATCAACTTCAGAAGTGTATGGAGACCCACTGGTGAACCCCCAACCTGAAACCTACTGGGGTAACGTGAACCCCATCGGTCCCCGCGGCGTATATGATGAGGCAAAGAGATATGCCGAAGCTATTACCATGGCATACCACACACACCACGGCATTGAAACAAGAATAGCACGTATTTTCAATACTTATGGTCCCAGGATGCGGGCTAACGACGGCAGGGTTGTCCCTAATTTCATTAACCAGGCACTCAAAGGTGAAGATATAACAGTTTACGGTGACGGAAAGCAGACAAGGTCTTTTTGCTATGTCTCTGATCTTATAGAGGGAATTTACAGACTTATGATGTCTGAGCATACGGATCCTGTCAATATAGGAAATCCTGCAGAGATGACCGTACTGGAGTTTGCAGAGAGGATCATAGAAATAACCGGAAGCGTATCCAGGATAGTGTACGAGGAACTACCTGTGGATGACCCTAAGGTCAGGAGGCCTGATATTACCAGAGCGAGAGAAGTTTTGGGCTGGGAGCCAAAGGTTAAGTTAGCTGACGGACTAAGAGAAACCATAGAGTATTTCAAACAGGTTGAATAA
- a CDS encoding putative glucose-1-phosphate thymidylyltransferase, which yields MKVIIPAAGAGTRLFPHTHTKPKPMVFIAGKPIIGHILDRMIDLHPEEIILVVGYRKEQLISYVDKHYSSIFNIRYVCQENRMGLGHSVYLAKEHIRDSETMIALGDMIFKSGYKDFHDQYCQNGACSASIGVREVEEPRKYGIVYLKEQSSHIERLEEKPENPSSNLGIAGVYFIKDTPLLLNILEWMIENGVKTRGEYQLTDALQEMVSRGSELKTFEVSSWYDCGHATSLLEANRILLSEQESKQEVYDSISSVIIPPVIFGTNVKIVNSVIGPFTSIAEDSVIENSIISNTVIGSRTHLSSVNLQSSIVGDDANVIGKHNSLNIGDSSSIEF from the coding sequence ATGAAAGTCATCATACCCGCTGCAGGCGCCGGAACACGCCTCTTCCCTCACACGCACACAAAACCAAAGCCCATGGTATTCATAGCAGGTAAACCAATCATCGGGCACATACTTGACAGAATGATAGACCTTCATCCTGAAGAGATAATACTGGTTGTGGGCTATCGAAAAGAGCAACTGATATCATATGTTGATAAACATTACAGCAGTATATTTAACATAAGATATGTATGCCAGGAGAACAGGATGGGACTCGGGCACTCTGTGTACCTGGCAAAGGAACATATCCGGGACTCTGAAACAATGATAGCCCTTGGGGACATGATATTCAAATCCGGTTACAAGGATTTCCATGATCAATACTGTCAAAATGGGGCGTGTTCTGCTTCCATTGGCGTAAGAGAAGTTGAAGAACCCAGGAAATATGGTATAGTATACCTCAAAGAGCAATCGTCCCATATTGAGAGGCTTGAGGAAAAACCGGAAAACCCATCTTCAAATCTTGGGATTGCCGGTGTTTATTTTATTAAGGACACACCGCTTCTTCTGAATATACTGGAGTGGATGATAGAGAATGGTGTAAAGACCAGAGGAGAATATCAGTTGACAGATGCACTTCAGGAAATGGTTTCAAGAGGCAGTGAACTGAAAACGTTTGAAGTGTCAAGCTGGTATGACTGCGGGCATGCCACATCGCTTCTGGAAGCCAACAGGATATTGCTCAGCGAACAGGAAAGTAAACAGGAAGTATATGATAGTATAAGTTCCGTAATAATACCACCTGTTATATTTGGGACAAATGTGAAAATAGTGAATTCAGTAATAGGTCCGTTCACATCGATTGCAGAAGATTCGGTTATCGAGAACTCGATCATATCGAACACGGTCATTGGTTCGCGAACGCACCTTTCCAGCGTCAACCTTCAATCTTCCATTGTCGGTGATGACGCAAACGTCATAGGAAAACATAATTCTTTGAATATCGGGGATTCATCCTCTATTGAGTTTTAA
- a CDS encoding mannose-1-phosphate guanylyltransferase (GDP), which produces MCIKSIILAGGSGTRLWPLSRELYPKQFLKIKDRSLFQDTVLRCLQVSDISEIYVVTNEVHKYFAIGQVEELGYDLPVENLLLEPEGKNTLPAICYGMKEIDKAHGRSVVGVFSSDHVLDPIAMETISGAEKLTSGYMVTFGIAPSSPHTGYGYIKPGEELEIGHKVSEFREKPCQEDAQRYISEGCLWNSGMFLMDTGVFLEEVQQLAPDVWNAFENSGTIQEIYAEMPNISIDYGIMEKSSRVSVVRLGCKWSDLGNFDAFYSEWEKDKSNNCTLSCQNVFVDSGNNFVHSNSNKLVSLIDINDMIVVDTTDALLICPRKSSEKVKEVVGFLRKRNDERINIHETVYRPWGSYTLLENSGGHKIKNIAVLPGKKLSLQLHHHRSEHWVVVKGMACVENDGQKFFLRQGESTFIKAGSKHRLSNSGRLPLEIIEVQLGEYVEEDDIVRFDDEYGRA; this is translated from the coding sequence ATGTGTATAAAGTCAATAATTCTTGCAGGCGGATCGGGAACACGCCTATGGCCACTTAGCCGGGAACTTTATCCTAAACAGTTCCTGAAGATAAAGGACAGGTCCCTTTTCCAGGATACAGTATTAAGATGCCTGCAAGTGTCAGACATATCAGAGATATATGTCGTTACAAATGAGGTCCACAAGTATTTTGCGATCGGGCAGGTGGAAGAGCTTGGTTATGACCTACCTGTTGAGAACCTTCTCCTTGAGCCCGAAGGAAAGAATACGCTCCCCGCTATATGTTACGGGATGAAGGAAATAGATAAAGCACATGGAAGGTCAGTTGTCGGCGTCTTCTCTTCAGATCATGTGCTTGACCCAATCGCAATGGAAACCATTTCCGGTGCAGAGAAGTTGACCTCCGGATACATGGTGACCTTCGGGATAGCTCCCTCTTCCCCACATACCGGATATGGCTACATCAAGCCCGGAGAGGAGCTTGAGATCGGTCACAAGGTTTCAGAGTTTAGGGAGAAGCCCTGCCAAGAAGATGCGCAAAGATACATCTCAGAAGGTTGTCTCTGGAACAGCGGCATGTTCCTTATGGACACAGGGGTCTTTTTAGAAGAAGTGCAGCAATTAGCCCCGGATGTTTGGAATGCATTCGAGAACTCCGGGACGATACAGGAAATATATGCAGAGATGCCGAACATCTCCATTGATTACGGCATCATGGAGAAATCCTCGAGGGTCAGCGTTGTCAGGCTTGGCTGTAAATGGAGCGACCTTGGGAATTTTGACGCGTTCTACTCTGAATGGGAGAAGGATAAGTCCAATAATTGCACTCTTTCATGCCAGAATGTATTTGTCGATTCCGGCAACAACTTTGTGCATTCCAACTCTAACAAGCTGGTTTCACTTATCGATATAAATGATATGATAGTTGTTGACACTACAGACGCCTTACTTATATGCCCCCGAAAGAGCAGCGAGAAGGTTAAAGAAGTGGTAGGCTTTCTCAGAAAGAGAAATGACGAGCGTATAAACATCCATGAGACCGTTTATCGTCCCTGGGGTTCCTATACGCTGCTTGAAAACTCAGGTGGTCACAAGATAAAGAACATAGCGGTCCTTCCTGGAAAGAAACTAAGCCTGCAGCTCCATCATCACAGGAGCGAGCACTGGGTGGTCGTCAAAGGAATGGCGTGTGTGGAGAACGACGGCCAGAAATTCTTCCTGAGACAAGGAGAGAGTACATTCATCAAGGCGGGCTCGAAGCACAGGCTATCGAATTCAGGGAGACTCCCGCTAGAGATCATTGAAGTGCAGCTGGGCGAGTATGTGGAAGAGGATGATATTGTGAGATTTGATGATGAGTATGGGAGAGCCTGA